In a single window of the Amycolatopsis sp. cg5 genome:
- a CDS encoding AAA family ATPase yields the protein MSSSAVREAAGPAAFVVVEGEPGAGRSTLLDGFARRANREHAVISARCTRLRLPVPLGPLVEAVAGFGGWRAVTGGMSPLAGALRPVLPEIAGILPRWDGEKATRHQVFRALREMLTLHERTVLVLDDVHDADEETHDFLRFLAGCMPPSLTVVASSVARPQRRDSWWLPAAGVTARIALGALGIDEIAALAGSRDLAEDVLRRTGGVASAVTAVLADEDEAWCDALTARIAGTPAASIAEAAAVLGTPASAGALVAVSGLTESDQALMDALDAGLLLDKGQGRYVTRSPLVADALYANISGPLRCLLHTRAAAFLAADAEPDESRIARHFRAAGSLAEWVVWTSDAVDRSTSDGKPDLAIRLLEAALEDDRLPRAARETFAVRLSREMAQGLVHEHTVRLLRAAIDDGPLSRTARGEIRINLGRVLVNQIGQVDAGRLEIELAAADLAHRPALLARGLATLALPHVGAVPVEQNLRWLDQAEQVSKRIQDLEVIVAVSANRVSSLMQVADPAAWDEIGTLPRTPQPVEVRRQLSRTYINLADAAAWNGHYPVSRAYLGIARRLICDESQPYLEALATGTELRVDVETGAWSEVDPQARLLVEQVGETSSLAAEPLLVLGWRDFGQGRRAPALRNFEAACALAAGSAPLQASAYAGRVAVHLAAKDLPVARMLADEGVESVRRKNNWVWAAELVPPTVRVLLAQDCPDEADALLAEYRQGIAGRDAPLAVAAALFAEGLLAHARSDIEAAAGLLARASRAYHALPRPAAAAAADELAGECFAAIDDHDQARAALTAAETAYRALESAADAQRCRRTLVRYDPSTPRRGRRGYGSRLSPRETEVVELAAQNLTNREIAARLFLSARTVEVHLGRALHKLGLPSRAVLSEEFLREHLKPMTA from the coding sequence ATGTCCAGTTCGGCTGTGCGGGAAGCGGCCGGGCCCGCCGCCTTCGTGGTGGTCGAAGGCGAGCCGGGCGCGGGCCGGAGCACGCTGCTCGACGGGTTCGCCCGGCGCGCGAATCGGGAGCACGCGGTGATTTCGGCGCGCTGCACCCGATTGCGGCTGCCGGTCCCGTTAGGACCCTTGGTCGAGGCGGTCGCCGGGTTCGGCGGCTGGCGTGCGGTGACGGGCGGGATGTCGCCGCTGGCGGGCGCGCTGCGACCGGTGCTGCCCGAAATCGCCGGGATATTGCCGCGCTGGGATGGGGAAAAGGCGACGCGCCATCAGGTTTTCCGCGCGCTGCGCGAAATGCTGACCCTGCACGAGCGCACGGTGCTGGTGCTCGACGACGTGCACGACGCCGACGAGGAGACCCACGACTTCCTGCGGTTCCTGGCCGGGTGCATGCCGCCGAGCCTGACGGTCGTGGCCAGTTCGGTCGCCAGGCCACAGCGCCGCGACAGCTGGTGGCTGCCCGCCGCGGGGGTCACCGCGCGGATAGCGCTGGGGGCGCTGGGGATCGACGAGATCGCCGCGCTCGCGGGTTCCCGCGACCTCGCCGAAGACGTGCTGCGGCGGACCGGGGGCGTCGCGAGCGCGGTCACCGCGGTGCTGGCGGACGAGGACGAGGCGTGGTGCGACGCGCTGACCGCGCGGATCGCGGGCACCCCGGCCGCGTCGATCGCCGAGGCCGCCGCCGTGCTGGGCACCCCGGCGAGCGCGGGCGCGCTCGTGGCGGTCTCCGGCCTGACCGAGAGCGACCAAGCCCTGATGGACGCGCTGGACGCTGGCCTGCTGCTGGACAAGGGACAGGGCCGATACGTCACGCGAAGCCCGCTGGTCGCGGATGCCTTGTACGCCAACATTTCCGGGCCGCTCCGCTGCCTGCTGCACACCAGGGCCGCAGCCTTTCTCGCCGCCGACGCTGAGCCGGACGAGTCGCGGATCGCGCGTCATTTCCGGGCCGCAGGCTCGCTCGCCGAGTGGGTGGTCTGGACCTCGGACGCGGTCGACCGGTCCACCTCGGACGGCAAACCCGACCTGGCGATCCGGCTGCTCGAAGCCGCGCTCGAAGACGACCGGCTGCCCCGCGCGGCCCGCGAGACGTTCGCGGTCCGGCTCAGCCGGGAAATGGCGCAGGGCCTGGTGCACGAGCACACCGTCCGGCTGCTGCGCGCCGCGATCGACGACGGGCCGCTGAGCCGGACCGCGCGCGGCGAGATCCGCATCAACCTCGGCCGCGTGCTGGTCAACCAGATCGGCCAGGTCGACGCGGGACGGCTGGAGATCGAACTCGCCGCCGCCGATCTCGCGCACCGCCCGGCGCTGCTCGCCCGTGGCCTCGCGACGCTGGCGCTGCCACACGTCGGCGCCGTGCCCGTCGAGCAGAACCTGCGGTGGCTCGATCAGGCGGAGCAGGTCAGTAAGCGCATTCAAGACCTCGAGGTGATCGTCGCGGTCTCCGCGAACCGGGTTTCGAGCCTGATGCAGGTGGCCGATCCGGCGGCCTGGGACGAGATCGGCACCCTGCCGAGGACGCCTCAGCCGGTCGAAGTGCGCAGGCAGCTGAGCCGCACCTACATCAACCTCGCCGACGCGGCCGCCTGGAACGGCCACTATCCGGTCTCGCGGGCTTATCTCGGCATCGCGAGACGCTTGATCTGCGACGAGAGCCAGCCGTATCTCGAAGCGCTGGCGACGGGCACCGAACTGCGGGTCGACGTCGAAACGGGCGCGTGGTCCGAAGTGGATCCCCAAGCACGCCTGCTGGTCGAGCAGGTCGGCGAGACCAGCTCGCTCGCCGCCGAGCCGCTGCTGGTGCTCGGCTGGCGCGACTTCGGGCAAGGCCGCCGGGCGCCCGCGCTGCGCAACTTCGAGGCCGCCTGCGCGCTCGCGGCGGGCAGCGCCCCGCTGCAGGCGTCCGCGTACGCCGGGCGGGTGGCCGTGCACCTCGCCGCCAAGGACCTCCCGGTGGCCAGGATGCTCGCCGACGAAGGCGTCGAATCCGTGCGGCGCAAGAACAACTGGGTATGGGCCGCCGAACTCGTGCCACCGACGGTCCGCGTGCTGCTCGCGCAGGACTGTCCCGACGAGGCCGACGCGCTGCTGGCCGAATATCGGCAGGGGATCGCAGGCAGGGACGCCCCGCTCGCCGTCGCCGCCGCGCTCTTCGCCGAAGGGCTGCTCGCGCACGCCAGGTCCGACATCGAGGCCGCGGCCGGGCTGCTCGCCCGCGCGAGCCGGGCGTATCACGCGCTCCCGCGCCCGGCCGCCGCCGCGGCCGCCGACGAACTCGCGGGGGAGTGTTTCGCCGCCATCGACGACCACGACCAAGCGCGCGCCGCGCTCACCGCGGCCGAAACCGCTTACCGCGCACTGGAATCCGCCGCGGACGCCCAAAGATGCCGCCGGACGCTCGTCCGCTACGACCCGAGCACGCCACGCCGGGGCCGCCGCGGCTACGGCAGCAGGCTGTCACCGCGCGAGACCGAGGTCGTCGAACTCGCCGCGCAGAACCTGACCAACCGCGAGATCGCCGCCAGGCTCTTCCTGTCCGCGCGGACCGTCGAGGTCCATCTCGGCCGGGCGCTGCACAAACTCGGCCTGCCCTCGCGCGCGGTGCTGAGTGAGGAATTCCTGCGCGAACATCTGAAGCCGATGACGGCCTGA
- a CDS encoding IS256 family transposase produces MLPPETLDALVKDAYENGGALGAQELLNQMTKAVLERALDAEMTHHLGYEKGDPAGNGSGNSRNGRSPKTVSTSNGPVELAVPRDRNGSFELLTIVPKRARRLGNIDEAILSLYSRGMTTRDIESHLREVYGVNVSRELISNVTDVVTDEIALWQSRPLDEMYPILYVDGLRLRVKDKGVVTSKVAYLAIGVDMEGRKHALGLWIADTEAAKFWAKVVTDLRNRGVKDILIACCDGLTGLPDAIRGAFPDTVVQTCVVHVIRNAMRFISYGDRKKVAAAMRDIYTAPTLEAAEIALTQFDKDFGIQYPAAIQVWRHAWNDFTPFLDYPPELRRIVYTTNLIENINFQLRKITKNRGHFDSDTAATKLLYLGLRNITSNRGGPSGTGTRGWKQALNTLAALFPDRLPLH; encoded by the coding sequence GTGCTACCGCCAGAAACGCTGGACGCGTTGGTGAAAGACGCGTACGAGAATGGCGGCGCGCTGGGCGCCCAAGAATTGCTAAATCAGATGACCAAGGCGGTGCTCGAAAGGGCGCTGGACGCCGAGATGACCCATCATCTTGGCTATGAGAAAGGAGACCCCGCCGGGAACGGTTCCGGGAATTCCCGGAATGGCAGGTCTCCAAAAACCGTGTCGACTTCGAATGGTCCGGTCGAGCTGGCGGTGCCGCGTGACCGGAACGGTTCGTTCGAGCTTCTTACGATCGTGCCGAAACGTGCACGCAGGCTGGGTAATATCGACGAGGCGATCCTGTCGCTGTATTCGCGTGGCATGACCACCCGGGATATCGAATCTCATTTACGTGAAGTATATGGCGTGAACGTGTCGCGAGAATTGATCTCCAATGTGACCGACGTGGTGACCGACGAGATCGCGTTGTGGCAATCTCGGCCTTTGGACGAGATGTACCCGATTCTCTATGTCGACGGCCTGCGACTGCGGGTCAAGGACAAGGGCGTGGTCACCTCCAAGGTCGCCTACCTGGCCATCGGCGTGGACATGGAAGGCCGCAAACACGCCCTCGGGCTCTGGATCGCCGACACCGAAGCGGCGAAGTTCTGGGCCAAGGTCGTCACCGACCTGCGCAACCGTGGCGTGAAAGACATCCTGATCGCCTGCTGCGACGGCCTGACCGGGCTGCCCGACGCGATCCGCGGCGCGTTTCCCGACACCGTAGTCCAAACCTGCGTCGTGCACGTGATCCGCAACGCCATGCGGTTCATTTCCTATGGCGATCGGAAGAAAGTCGCCGCCGCCATGCGGGACATCTACACCGCGCCGACACTCGAGGCGGCCGAGATCGCACTCACTCAGTTCGATAAAGACTTCGGCATACAATACCCCGCCGCGATCCAGGTCTGGCGACACGCCTGGAACGACTTCACCCCATTCCTCGACTATCCACCCGAACTCCGCAGAATCGTCTACACAACAAACCTGATCGAGAACATCAACTTCCAGCTCCGGAAAATCACCAAGAACCGCGGCCATTTCGACAGCGACACCGCCGCGACAAAACTGCTCTACCTCGGACTCCGCAACATCACCAGCAACCGAGGCGGACCATCAGGAACCGGCACCCGAGGCTGGAAACAAGCACTAAACACGCTCGCCGCACTCTTCCCCGACCGCCTGCCACTCCACTAG
- a CDS encoding putative bifunctional diguanylate cyclase/phosphodiesterase produces MTVPHSEDDAWPTAQHADRSRASVARKWAYLISMTAYLPYPHQELEQHLHALVDLLIDAVRRDTGGQELALEAGGKLVELRCVGPESLRVTMDVLAKALPQAPELRHLDRLTERVLLTMGALTSGYSEALRENIQTRQEDLSRALFKVEQEARRTTLIAQAQFEQLFTSSTSGVALTDLDGRFLRVNDALAESLQHPPAQLVGRELFDFVHEEDVEALREDYRELLDPKAPKARIARRFLVGAGEPIWVNLVASAVRDSAGGPRQFVTIIEDETDASLLQRRMTHQTLHDALTGLPNRQFFSTRLEKALRQADPATGITVYHLDLDGFRLITGGFGHATGDRLLRSVTAKLKTVLADETAFIARLGGDEFGILIENTPSTPDVPTMIRLINAELSEPEYLDSGHGVGLSATMGVAHRPARDVEPAELLRAVDMTLRRAQAKGHRQWELVDSERDTADRKQFRLAASMPGAWETGELAVVYEPLVRLDDGKIVGVEALLQWNHPEDGKLSHRECVSLADRTGLIHPLGGWLLRKACETVPELPISIGLTARQAADPDLVGTIREILAETGVEPSRLRCGFPASALTSCLDAADNLKVLAEIGVRAEIRDFSETVAADLAELPVEAVRFTGRATDRTAPLLTGLAEFARQAGATVIAECVNTPEDATWWRQAGADVGLKHS; encoded by the coding sequence GTGACAGTCCCGCATTCGGAAGACGACGCGTGGCCGACGGCGCAGCACGCCGACCGGTCACGTGCGTCCGTCGCACGCAAATGGGCCTACCTCATCAGCATGACGGCGTACCTTCCGTACCCGCACCAGGAGCTCGAGCAGCATCTGCACGCACTCGTCGACTTGCTGATCGACGCGGTCCGCCGTGACACCGGCGGCCAGGAACTCGCGCTCGAGGCGGGCGGCAAGCTCGTCGAACTGCGCTGTGTCGGGCCGGAAAGCCTGCGCGTGACCATGGACGTGCTCGCCAAGGCACTGCCGCAGGCGCCCGAGCTGCGCCACCTCGACCGGCTCACGGAGCGTGTCCTGCTCACGATGGGCGCGCTGACCTCCGGTTACAGCGAGGCACTGCGCGAGAACATCCAGACCCGCCAGGAAGACCTCAGCCGCGCGCTGTTCAAGGTCGAGCAGGAGGCGCGCCGGACCACGCTGATCGCGCAGGCGCAGTTCGAGCAGCTGTTCACCAGCTCGACCAGCGGTGTCGCGCTCACCGACCTCGACGGCCGGTTCCTCCGCGTCAACGACGCGCTGGCCGAGTCGCTGCAGCACCCGCCCGCCCAGCTCGTCGGGCGCGAGCTGTTCGACTTCGTCCACGAAGAGGACGTCGAGGCGCTGCGCGAGGACTACCGCGAGCTGCTCGACCCGAAGGCGCCGAAGGCACGCATCGCGCGCCGGTTCCTGGTCGGCGCGGGCGAACCGATTTGGGTGAACCTCGTGGCCTCGGCAGTACGGGACAGCGCAGGCGGGCCTCGTCAGTTCGTGACGATCATCGAGGACGAGACCGACGCTTCGCTGCTGCAGCGCCGGATGACCCACCAGACACTGCACGACGCCCTCACCGGCCTGCCGAACCGGCAGTTCTTCAGCACTCGCCTGGAAAAGGCGCTGCGCCAAGCGGATCCGGCGACCGGCATCACCGTCTACCACCTCGACCTCGACGGATTCCGGCTGATCACCGGCGGCTTCGGTCACGCGACCGGCGACCGGCTGCTCCGCAGTGTCACCGCGAAGCTGAAGACCGTGCTCGCCGACGAGACCGCGTTCATCGCCAGGCTCGGCGGCGACGAGTTCGGCATCCTGATCGAGAACACGCCGTCCACCCCGGACGTGCCGACGATGATCCGGCTGATCAACGCCGAGCTGTCCGAGCCGGAGTACCTCGACAGCGGCCACGGCGTAGGACTTTCGGCGACCATGGGTGTCGCGCACCGCCCGGCCCGCGACGTCGAGCCCGCGGAGCTGCTGCGCGCGGTCGACATGACGTTGCGCCGCGCGCAGGCCAAGGGCCACCGGCAGTGGGAGCTGGTCGACTCGGAGCGCGACACCGCCGACCGCAAGCAGTTCCGGCTGGCCGCGTCGATGCCCGGGGCTTGGGAAACCGGCGAACTCGCGGTCGTTTACGAGCCACTGGTCCGCCTCGACGACGGCAAAATCGTCGGCGTCGAGGCGCTGTTGCAGTGGAATCACCCCGAGGACGGCAAACTGTCCCACCGGGAATGCGTCTCTCTCGCCGACCGAACCGGCCTTATCCATCCTCTGGGTGGCTGGCTGCTTCGCAAGGCTTGCGAGACTGTGCCCGAACTCCCGATTTCGATCGGACTCACCGCGCGCCAGGCCGCCGACCCGGATTTGGTCGGCACCATCCGCGAGATCCTCGCCGAAACCGGAGTCGAACCGTCGCGATTGCGGTGTGGTTTCCCGGCTTCGGCATTGACGTCCTGTCTCGACGCCGCCGACAACCTGAAGGTATTGGCCGAAATCGGCGTCCGCGCCGAAATCCGCGATTTCTCCGAGACCGTCGCGGCCGACCTGGCCGAACTGCCGGTCGAAGCGGTCCGGTTCACCGGCCGCGCCACCGACCGCACCGCCCCCTTGCTGACCGGCCTCGCCGAATTCGCCCGCCAAGCGGGCGCGACCGTCATCGCCGAGTGCGTCAACACCCCCGAAGACGCGACCTGGTGGCGCCAAGCGGGCGCCGACGTCGGCCTCAAGCACTCGTGA
- a CDS encoding alpha/beta hydrolase, with protein sequence MRVPRKLVVALSACCLLLGATVTAPAAGATAFTCSDLDLPVSGPGLPVLLPPAPATVHGRLCLPDGPAPDAVQLLVHGGTYNSAYWDLPYGTGQYSYQRDMAAHGLATFAPDRLGTGQSSKPASPWMTLAAEAESLHQVVGHLRAGHVGGIAFAKVVIVGHSVGSGIVAAEASTYHDVDGVVLSGMTHIPAVPVLLLGVVFGLVPAFTDPALTALGSDPLYFTTRAGARSWLFYAEGDSDPGVIAADEATKDQVSVPGMGTVAVFGIVLPATLGINVPVFQAVGEKDVLFCGVLALRDCSNAQSLRAQEAPYYSPSAQLSTFVLPGAGHSLGLHENAGAYRDATRAWLRDRLGVIA encoded by the coding sequence ATGCGTGTGCCACGGAAACTGGTCGTCGCGCTGTCCGCGTGCTGCCTGCTCTTGGGCGCGACCGTGACGGCCCCGGCCGCCGGCGCGACGGCGTTCACCTGCTCCGACCTGGACCTACCGGTGTCCGGCCCCGGCCTGCCGGTGCTGCTGCCGCCTGCCCCGGCCACCGTGCACGGCAGGCTGTGCCTGCCGGACGGCCCCGCGCCCGACGCGGTCCAGCTGCTGGTGCACGGCGGCACGTACAACAGCGCTTACTGGGACCTGCCCTACGGAACCGGGCAGTACTCGTACCAGCGCGACATGGCCGCGCATGGGCTCGCGACGTTCGCGCCGGACCGGCTCGGCACCGGGCAGAGCAGCAAGCCGGCCAGCCCGTGGATGACGCTGGCCGCGGAGGCCGAGTCGCTGCACCAGGTGGTCGGGCACCTGCGCGCCGGGCACGTCGGCGGGATCGCGTTCGCCAAGGTCGTGATCGTCGGGCACTCGGTCGGCTCGGGCATCGTGGCCGCGGAGGCGTCGACCTACCACGACGTCGACGGCGTGGTGCTGAGCGGGATGACGCACATCCCGGCGGTCCCGGTGCTGCTGCTCGGTGTCGTGTTCGGGCTGGTGCCCGCGTTCACCGATCCGGCGCTGACCGCGCTCGGCAGCGACCCGCTGTACTTCACGACGCGGGCGGGTGCCCGGTCATGGCTGTTCTACGCCGAGGGCGACTCCGACCCCGGCGTCATCGCGGCCGACGAGGCCACCAAGGACCAGGTCTCCGTGCCGGGCATGGGCACCGTCGCGGTGTTCGGGATCGTGCTGCCCGCCACGCTCGGTATCAACGTCCCGGTGTTCCAGGCGGTCGGTGAAAAAGACGTGCTGTTCTGCGGAGTCCTCGCGTTGCGGGACTGCTCGAACGCGCAGAGCCTGCGCGCGCAGGAAGCCCCGTACTACTCGCCGTCGGCCCAGCTGTCGACGTTCGTACTGCCTGGAGCTGGGCATTCGCTCGGCCTGCACGAGAACGCGGGCGCCTACCGCGACGCGACCCGCGCCTGGCTGCGTGACCGCCTCGGAGTGATTGCATAG
- a CDS encoding papain-like cysteine protease family protein: protein MKRSLARGLAAAFAAVSVFALQAPATATAVQLKGQVGIQMQAQEKSNWCWDASGNTIAAYFGHTLSQTKFCQVAHNESGSSCANNQGYLSDQQRVFRWLGFSNVGTYNSNGQTLSFASIKSQIDAGRPIGTRIGWSNGGGHMHVLYGYDNSTSTSKVDFGDPWGSNPRYNHMNYTSYLRNSQFTWTHTVYGIED, encoded by the coding sequence GTGAAACGCTCACTCGCGCGTGGACTGGCGGCGGCCTTTGCCGCGGTCTCGGTCTTCGCACTGCAGGCGCCTGCCACAGCGACCGCCGTCCAGCTCAAGGGCCAGGTCGGCATCCAGATGCAGGCGCAGGAGAAGAGCAACTGGTGCTGGGACGCCAGTGGCAACACGATCGCCGCCTACTTCGGGCATACCTTGTCCCAGACCAAGTTCTGCCAGGTCGCGCACAACGAGTCCGGTAGCAGCTGCGCGAACAACCAGGGCTACCTGAGCGACCAGCAGCGGGTGTTCCGCTGGCTCGGCTTCAGCAACGTGGGCACGTACAACTCCAATGGCCAGACGCTGAGCTTCGCCTCGATCAAGAGCCAGATCGACGCCGGGCGGCCCATCGGCACCCGGATCGGCTGGAGCAACGGCGGCGGGCACATGCACGTGCTCTACGGCTACGACAACTCCACCAGTACCTCGAAAGTGGACTTCGGCGACCCCTGGGGCAGCAATCCGCGCTACAACCACATGAACTACACGTCGTACCTGCGCAACAGCCAGTTCACCTGGACCCACACCGTGTACGGAATCGAGGACTGA
- a CDS encoding IS4 family transposase, translating into MREEIIRGLHGNHDRADTAANATEFGRAGGTGEKASAFPKARVLTIAECASHAVVAAVIGGQHHGEQTLARQLWPGLNPDWLLLADANFYSYHDFTTAADTGAALLWRLPSTVKTPRLTDCDDGSYRSALINPKIRSAARRAALETAATRGEDLDPSEAIAVRVVEYTVPDRGPDPDKVIRVITTITDPGDAPAEVLAQAYHQRWEHETGNDQLKTHLRGPGRVLRSKSPDLVRQEIYGYLLAHHALSALICRAATEADIDPDRVKFLRTVRLIRRHISTPAAGFSP; encoded by the coding sequence ATCAGAGAAGAAATCATCCGTGGCTTACACGGAAATCATGACAGGGCCGACACCGCGGCCAACGCCACTGAGTTCGGCCGCGCCGGCGGCACGGGCGAGAAAGCGTCGGCGTTCCCGAAAGCCCGTGTCCTGACCATCGCCGAATGCGCCTCCCACGCGGTGGTGGCCGCGGTGATCGGCGGGCAGCATCACGGTGAGCAGACCCTGGCCCGCCAGCTCTGGCCGGGCCTGAACCCGGACTGGCTGCTGCTGGCCGACGCCAACTTCTACAGCTACCACGACTTCACCACCGCGGCCGACACCGGCGCGGCGCTGCTCTGGCGGCTGCCCTCGACAGTGAAAACACCCCGGCTCACCGACTGCGACGACGGCTCCTACCGATCAGCGCTGATCAACCCGAAAATCCGCAGCGCCGCACGCCGCGCCGCACTGGAAACGGCCGCCACCCGCGGCGAAGACCTCGACCCCAGCGAGGCGATCGCGGTGCGCGTCGTGGAATACACCGTCCCCGACCGCGGACCCGACCCCGACAAGGTGATCCGGGTGATCACCACCATCACCGACCCCGGCGACGCACCCGCCGAGGTCCTAGCGCAGGCCTACCACCAGCGGTGGGAACACGAAACCGGCAACGACCAGCTCAAAACCCACCTCCGCGGGCCAGGACGGGTCCTCCGCTCGAAAAGCCCCGACCTCGTCCGCCAGGAAATCTACGGCTACCTGCTGGCCCACCACGCCCTCAGCGCCCTGATCTGCCGCGCCGCCACCGAAGCCGACATCGACCCCGACCGGGTCAAATTCCTGCGCACCGTCCGACTCATCCGCCGCCACATCTCCACCCCAGCGGCGGGTTTTTCCCCCTGA
- a CDS encoding BCCT family transporter, whose amino-acid sequence MSSQDGKPVVEQTATQGLADTPDTAGPGHPPDEHVPLELAAERPAETDRTVFWVAAGLALAIIAWGVVSPSSLAKLAKTVLNDAVIPYGGWAFVLTASGFVVFAVCLAISRYGRIPLGRDRELPEFRTSSWIAMMFSAGMGIGLMFFGVYEPVSHLASPPPGTAAPNSDEAVHTAMATTLFHWTVHPWAIYAVVGLAIAYSTFRKGRSQLISSVFVPLIGKQRSEGPLGKAIDVMAIFATLFGSAASLGLGALQVGGGMAAVGWIDNPGKGLLVAIIVVLTIAFIASAVSGVAKGIQWLSNINMVLAAVLAVFVLVVGPTVLILNIVPGAIGDYFRELAEMSGRTGMTGGEQMKTWLSGWTVFYWAWWISWTPFVGMFIARISRGRTIRQFIFGVIAVPSIVSLIWFAVFGGAAISRQRAGADIAGAGSAESATFKLLETLPWFVPIAILVMLLVSIFFVSGADAASIVMGTLSQKGSVHPAKSVVIFWGVLMGGVAAVMLLVGGDEALTGLQNLTILIAVPFLFVMIGLCVAVWRDLRNDPLMRQEDAMMRSLKELHEERTNGHRKRGLARARKP is encoded by the coding sequence ATGAGTTCGCAGGACGGGAAACCAGTGGTGGAGCAAACCGCCACGCAGGGACTGGCCGACACACCAGACACCGCGGGTCCGGGTCACCCGCCCGACGAGCACGTCCCGCTCGAACTCGCCGCCGAACGTCCCGCCGAGACCGACCGCACCGTGTTCTGGGTCGCCGCCGGACTCGCGCTCGCGATCATCGCCTGGGGCGTCGTGTCGCCTTCGAGCCTCGCGAAACTCGCCAAGACCGTGCTGAACGACGCCGTCATCCCCTACGGCGGCTGGGCGTTCGTGCTCACCGCGAGCGGGTTCGTGGTGTTCGCCGTCTGCCTGGCGATCAGCCGGTACGGCCGGATCCCGCTCGGCCGGGACCGCGAACTGCCCGAGTTCCGGACGTCGTCGTGGATCGCGATGATGTTCAGCGCCGGAATGGGCATCGGGCTGATGTTCTTCGGCGTGTACGAACCCGTTTCGCACCTGGCCAGCCCGCCGCCGGGCACCGCGGCGCCGAATTCGGACGAGGCCGTGCACACCGCGATGGCGACCACGCTGTTCCACTGGACGGTGCACCCGTGGGCGATCTACGCCGTCGTCGGGCTCGCGATCGCGTACAGCACCTTCCGCAAGGGCCGCAGCCAGCTGATCAGCTCGGTGTTCGTGCCGCTGATCGGCAAGCAACGCTCGGAAGGCCCGCTGGGCAAGGCGATCGACGTCATGGCGATCTTCGCGACGCTGTTCGGCTCGGCCGCCTCGCTCGGGCTGGGCGCGCTGCAGGTCGGCGGCGGCATGGCGGCCGTCGGGTGGATCGACAACCCTGGCAAGGGCCTGCTGGTCGCGATCATCGTGGTGCTGACCATCGCCTTCATCGCCTCGGCGGTGTCCGGCGTCGCCAAGGGCATCCAGTGGCTGTCGAACATCAACATGGTGCTCGCCGCGGTGCTCGCGGTGTTCGTGCTGGTGGTCGGCCCGACCGTGCTCATCCTCAACATCGTGCCCGGCGCGATCGGCGACTACTTCCGCGAACTCGCCGAAATGTCCGGCCGGACCGGGATGACCGGCGGCGAGCAGATGAAGACCTGGCTCAGCGGCTGGACCGTCTTCTACTGGGCGTGGTGGATCTCGTGGACGCCGTTCGTCGGCATGTTCATCGCGCGGATCTCCCGTGGCCGCACCATCCGTCAGTTCATCTTCGGCGTCATCGCGGTGCCGAGCATCGTCAGCCTGATCTGGTTCGCGGTCTTCGGCGGCGCGGCGATCAGCAGGCAGCGGGCTGGCGCGGACATCGCGGGCGCCGGCAGCGCCGAATCGGCGACGTTCAAGCTGCTCGAGACCCTGCCGTGGTTCGTGCCGATCGCGATACTGGTGATGCTGCTCGTGTCGATCTTCTTCGTCTCGGGCGCGGACGCGGCGTCGATCGTGATGGGAACCTTGTCGCAGAAGGGATCCGTGCACCCGGCGAAGTCCGTCGTGATCTTCTGGGGCGTGCTGATGGGCGGGGTCGCGGCGGTCATGCTGCTGGTCGGCGGCGACGAGGCGCTGACCGGCCTGCAGAACCTGACGATCCTGATCGCGGTGCCGTTCCTGTTCGTCATGATCGGGCTCTGCGTCGCCGTCTGGCGCGACCTGCGCAACGACCCGCTGATGCGCCAGGAAGACGCGATGATGCGCTCGCTCAAGGAGCTGCACGAAGAGCGGACCAACGGTCACCGCAAACGGGGCCTCGCCAGGGCCCGCAAGCCCTAG
- a CDS encoding transposase domain-containing protein — protein MGSGGLADSVSLGVLAAAMPRDAVDTAIAVTRRGAKRSGGKLPPHVMAYYVPALALFAEDDYEEVFTRLAATLTSWGCWDPDWDIPTAGGITQARQRLGAEPLAEVFDQVAVPVAEEFTQGAFLGSWRLMSIDGLEWDTPDTAVVS, from the coding sequence ATGGGTTCGGGTGGTCTGGCTGATTCGGTGTCGTTGGGTGTGCTGGCCGCGGCGATGCCGCGTGATGCTGTGGATACCGCGATCGCGGTGACCCGCCGGGGCGCGAAGCGCTCCGGCGGGAAACTCCCACCGCATGTGATGGCGTATTACGTGCCGGCGCTGGCGTTGTTCGCCGAGGACGATTACGAGGAAGTCTTCACCCGCCTGGCCGCGACACTCACCTCGTGGGGTTGCTGGGACCCGGACTGGGACATCCCCACCGCCGGTGGCATCACCCAAGCCCGGCAACGACTCGGCGCCGAACCGCTGGCCGAGGTGTTCGACCAGGTCGCGGTCCCCGTGGCCGAGGAATTCACCCAGGGCGCTTTTCTGGGTTCGTGGCGGCTGATGAGCATCGACGGCCTCGAATGGGACACCCCCGACACCGCGGTCGTGTCATGA